The following proteins are encoded in a genomic region of Tenacibaculum sp. 190524A05c:
- a CDS encoding TonB-dependent receptor, which yields MFSILYTLRLKFTLTSLLLVFLFSLNSYSQSRATISGTVSDEFGGTLPGAKVSIEGTTIFTSTNADGFYQFDIEEGEYVINVSFIMYNNISKSVEVKVGENATLDFVLSAGFSIDEPISLGSRAQPKSLLKTTVPVDIIFPEEITNSSHLEIGQILHFLVPSFHSTHQTISDGTDHVDPASLRGLGPDQVLVLINGKRRHSSSLLNVNGTVGRGSVGTDFNAIPKAAVDRIEILRDGATSQYGSDAIAGVINIILKQQTEFIDIDGQFGTNTEGDGETRYFGANLGLELGKQGFLNLTAEYRQREPTNRAGNYTGSVYTSDPTVDTQLINQNNFFGQTGFSDQRVMEIGNAGTQNLSFFFNGELPINEKTTFYFHGGRNNRQGNSRGFYRFPKDEDRVVLELNPDGFSPEILTDIRDDAILAGITGIKNGWNLDFSQSLGINTIGFNVESSNNASMGISSPRGFNSGGFRYQQSTTNFDLTKNFDYLKGLNLAFGGELRLENYQIIAGEEASYIDGGSTYIDGNGVEQPRIPGAQVFPGIRPENELSRFRTNAAAYIDVELNPNDNWLLKGAMRYEFYNDFSGQTIWKLASRYSFSDNLSIRSSFSTGFRAPSLHQVYFQNVSNQFIDGDIKEVGTFNSESAIVNDAFELESLKPELSNHFSLGVSGKVNNTFTFSFDLYQINIEDRIVLSARLEDGFETILQPFNVSAAQFLTNAIDSRTRGLDAVINYRDKLGEGEVYASLAANFNNTKVDRINIESGQIGGMDNSAIFNREEVARIESSQPNFKINSLVSYDWNKFIFQLRNTYFGEVTYMHPSDGDSNNWALNEFNGLIESRDQTFAPKILTDLSLSYKFENWIRFSLGANNIFNVYPDKHKHSANTSQGNFTYSRRVQQFGVQGANYFLRLDLKL from the coding sequence GTGTTTTCTATTTTATATACGTTAAGGTTAAAGTTTACTCTTACTAGTTTACTTTTAGTGTTTTTGTTTAGTTTAAATAGTTACTCACAATCAAGAGCTACTATTTCTGGAACTGTTTCAGACGAATTTGGCGGTACACTACCTGGAGCAAAAGTAAGTATTGAAGGAACTACAATATTTACATCTACAAATGCAGATGGATTTTACCAATTTGATATTGAAGAAGGCGAATATGTAATAAACGTCAGTTTTATTATGTATAACAATATTTCTAAATCCGTGGAAGTGAAAGTGGGAGAAAATGCTACTCTGGACTTTGTACTTTCTGCTGGATTTTCTATTGACGAACCTATATCATTAGGATCGAGAGCACAGCCAAAATCACTTTTAAAAACTACGGTTCCTGTAGATATTATTTTTCCTGAGGAAATTACAAATTCATCTCATTTAGAAATCGGACAAATTCTACATTTCTTAGTACCTTCTTTTCATTCAACTCATCAAACTATTTCAGATGGAACAGACCATGTTGATCCTGCTAGTTTAAGAGGATTAGGACCTGACCAGGTGTTAGTTTTAATTAATGGAAAAAGAAGACACTCGAGTTCTTTGCTAAATGTGAATGGAACTGTTGGAAGAGGAAGTGTTGGAACGGATTTCAATGCCATTCCCAAAGCTGCTGTGGATCGAATTGAAATTTTAAGAGATGGTGCTACCTCACAGTATGGTTCTGATGCTATTGCTGGAGTAATTAATATTATTTTAAAACAACAGACTGAGTTTATAGATATTGATGGTCAATTTGGAACAAATACTGAAGGTGATGGAGAAACCAGGTACTTCGGAGCAAATTTGGGATTAGAATTGGGTAAACAAGGATTTTTAAATCTTACTGCTGAATATCGACAAAGAGAACCTACAAATAGAGCAGGTAATTATACTGGAAGCGTTTATACTTCTGATCCTACTGTTGATACACAACTTATCAATCAAAATAACTTTTTTGGTCAAACTGGATTTAGTGATCAAAGAGTTATGGAAATAGGAAATGCTGGAACGCAAAATCTTAGTTTTTTCTTTAATGGAGAATTACCGATTAACGAAAAGACTACATTCTATTTTCATGGAGGAAGGAACAACAGACAAGGAAATTCGAGAGGTTTTTATCGATTCCCTAAAGATGAGGATAGAGTTGTGTTAGAATTAAATCCGGATGGTTTTTCTCCTGAAATATTAACTGATATAAGAGATGATGCTATTTTAGCCGGAATTACTGGGATAAAAAATGGATGGAATTTAGATTTCAGCCAATCTCTTGGTATAAACACAATCGGGTTTAATGTTGAAAGTTCTAACAATGCTTCCATGGGAATTTCATCACCTAGAGGATTTAATTCTGGTGGTTTTAGATACCAGCAAAGTACTACAAATTTCGATTTAACTAAAAACTTCGATTACTTAAAAGGATTGAATCTGGCTTTTGGAGGAGAACTTCGATTGGAGAATTATCAAATTATTGCCGGAGAGGAAGCATCTTATATAGATGGTGGAAGCACATATATTGACGGTAACGGTGTTGAACAACCTAGAATTCCTGGAGCACAAGTTTTTCCTGGTATTCGACCAGAAAATGAACTGAGTAGATTTAGAACAAATGCTGCTGCATATATTGATGTGGAATTAAATCCAAATGACAATTGGTTATTGAAAGGAGCTATGAGATATGAGTTTTATAATGATTTCTCTGGTCAAACCATTTGGAAATTAGCCTCTAGGTATAGTTTTTCAGATAATTTAAGTATTCGTTCTAGTTTCTCCACTGGTTTTAGAGCTCCTTCGTTACATCAGGTGTATTTTCAAAATGTGAGTAATCAATTTATTGATGGTGATATTAAAGAAGTAGGAACTTTTAATAGCGAAAGTGCTATTGTTAATGACGCTTTTGAATTAGAAAGTTTAAAACCTGAATTATCAAATCATTTTAGTTTAGGTGTAAGTGGAAAAGTAAATAACACATTTACATTCTCCTTCGATTTGTATCAAATAAATATTGAAGACAGAATTGTATTATCGGCTCGTCTTGAAGATGGATTTGAAACTATTTTACAACCGTTTAATGTAAGTGCAGCACAATTTTTAACCAATGCGATTGATTCTCGTACAAGAGGTTTAGATGCCGTAATAAATTATCGTGATAAATTAGGAGAAGGAGAAGTTTATGCTTCTTTAGCAGCGAACTTCAACAATACTAAAGTTGATCGTATCAATATAGAAAGTGGACAAATTGGAGGAATGGATAATTCTGCAATTTTTAATCGTGAAGAAGTTGCCAGAATTGAATCTTCACAACCTAACTTCAAAATTAACTCATTAGTTTCATATGATTGGAATAAATTTATTTTCCAATTACGAAATACATATTTTGGAGAAGTAACATATATGCATCCGAGTGATGGCGATTCTAACAACTGGGCTTTAAATGAGTTTAATGGATTAATAGAATCGAGAGATCAAACGTTTGCCCCTAAAATACTTACTGATTTATCCTTAAGTTATAAATTCGAGAACTGGATTAGATTTAGTTTAGGCGCGAACAATATTTTCAACGTTTATCCAGATAAACATAAACACTCTGCCAACACAAGTCAAGGTAATTTCACGTACAGTAGACGTGTACAACAATTTGGTGTTCAAGGTGCAAATTACTTTTTACGATTAGATTTAAAATTATGA
- a CDS encoding YfiR/HmsC family protein has translation MIRLKTTRLFIVFTIICSAIQMNAQSNDVKRLQRAIFIFNFAEQVSWKNAPEDQFTIGVLGNDNTITDLKNLAKKRKIKNKPVHIKHFSAIRDVKNVQLVFVKQRYNFDINYLLKKIANHNTLVVTEGYSYNSSMINIINVNNSFAYELNEKLLSRENFRIASSLKKFAITSSDKWKQLYQTTEKELIKAEEKKTEQRELIENKEEQIQSQQKTITVQEKELTVKNDSIYVQTQAIEKLFDENEFQKKKYEEKLLIEKELEKRIQHQFESIKKQKENIKSINSEIETQQKKLNQQAEEIIVKENILKEKDHKLNTQKTINYLLIAVIAFALLVTFLIYRSYAAVKRYNKELALKNDKIYKQSIQLESKNKELEQFAHITSHDLKEPLASIFSFANELEENHKTQLDDDGAHYVSFITRASKRGLQFIDALLAYFKLGTSDILNTEINCSDLVTDITTDLSGLISRNNATVNYSNLPIVNASAIELRLLFQNLINNAIKFKKSDTNPIVSITAQKIRENNNQSKYWQFSVSDNGIGIADHNKEKIFVIFKRLHSKEQYEGTGIGLAYCKKIVESLGGKIWFDSKEGEGTTFHFTLPA, from the coding sequence ATGATTCGATTAAAAACAACTCGATTATTCATTGTTTTTACAATCATATGTAGTGCGATTCAAATGAATGCCCAATCTAATGATGTAAAACGTCTTCAACGTGCTATTTTCATTTTTAATTTCGCTGAACAGGTTAGTTGGAAAAATGCTCCTGAAGATCAATTTACCATTGGTGTTTTAGGAAATGATAATACCATAACAGATCTTAAAAATTTAGCAAAAAAGAGAAAAATCAAGAACAAACCAGTTCATATCAAACATTTTTCTGCCATTCGAGACGTGAAAAATGTTCAACTAGTTTTTGTAAAACAGCGCTACAATTTTGACATTAATTATTTACTAAAAAAGATAGCAAACCATAATACACTAGTAGTCACCGAAGGATATAGTTACAATTCTTCTATGATTAATATTATAAATGTGAATAACTCTTTTGCTTACGAGTTAAATGAAAAACTATTATCAAGAGAAAATTTCAGAATTGCCTCTTCTTTAAAAAAATTCGCCATTACCTCTTCTGATAAATGGAAACAATTATATCAAACTACAGAGAAGGAATTAATAAAAGCCGAAGAGAAAAAAACCGAACAAAGAGAACTAATTGAAAACAAAGAAGAGCAGATACAATCTCAGCAAAAGACAATTACAGTTCAAGAAAAAGAACTTACGGTAAAAAATGATTCAATTTATGTACAAACTCAAGCTATAGAAAAGCTGTTTGATGAAAATGAATTTCAAAAAAAGAAATACGAGGAAAAACTTTTAATTGAAAAAGAACTTGAAAAAAGAATCCAACATCAGTTTGAATCGATTAAAAAGCAAAAAGAGAATATAAAATCTATAAACTCTGAAATTGAAACACAACAGAAAAAGTTAAATCAACAAGCGGAGGAAATCATTGTAAAAGAAAATATTTTAAAAGAAAAAGACCACAAATTAAATACTCAAAAAACAATTAATTATCTCCTTATTGCTGTAATAGCATTTGCGCTTTTAGTAACCTTTTTGATATACAGAAGTTATGCAGCTGTTAAAAGATATAACAAGGAATTAGCCCTAAAGAATGATAAAATTTACAAACAATCCATTCAATTAGAGTCCAAGAATAAAGAATTGGAGCAATTCGCTCATATTACGAGTCATGATTTAAAAGAGCCGTTAGCTTCTATTTTTAGTTTTGCTAATGAACTTGAAGAAAATCATAAAACCCAATTAGATGATGATGGCGCTCATTATGTGAGCTTTATTACCAGAGCAAGTAAAAGAGGATTGCAATTCATAGATGCACTTCTAGCTTATTTTAAACTGGGAACCTCTGACATTCTTAATACAGAAATTAATTGTAGTGATTTAGTAACCGATATTACAACGGATTTATCCGGTCTGATTTCTAGAAATAATGCAACTGTTAACTATAGTAATTTACCAATTGTAAATGCTTCAGCTATTGAACTTAGGTTATTATTTCAAAACTTAATAAACAATGCCATTAAGTTTAAAAAATCAGATACAAATCCAATTGTTAGTATAACTGCACAAAAAATCAGAGAGAACAATAATCAGTCAAAATATTGGCAATTTTCTGTTTCTGATAATGGTATTGGAATAGCAGATCATAACAAAGAAAAGATATTCGTAATCTTTAAACGATTGCACTCAAAAGAACAATATGAAGGTACCGGAATTGGATTAGCCTACTGCAAAAAGATTGTCGAATCTTTAGGAGGTAAAATATGGTTTGATTCAAAAGAAGGTGAAGGAACTACTTTCCATTTTACATTACCCGCGTAA
- a CDS encoding ATP-binding protein produces the protein MEENQLSGDVNNDDSVQRLDDSSTTASNFFKGISYDFKTVVSLILSSTESLMNSNSNHDSKELNLIHDNANLLLKMVNQLLEFRKLENNEFDLKVSRTSISALVSSVYSNFQKEAQKKGIEFSFNSNANSLELFVDRELVRNMIFNLLSNAFKFTPIQGKISVDIFEKENSVCIAVKDSGIGISVTDKEKIFNQFYQGNNNQQSSSGIGLYLAKAYAELHKGTIEVISKENIGSEFIISLPKGEDHFSENQLIVEEDIQVGHSDSLTDSREHIKEDLNSNEEIVLIIEDNDDLRFFLKSKLKKSYEVHESDGINVESKILETIPDVIVSDVNLPQKNGFELCEFVKNDERTSHIPVIMLTSLDTDEAHIKGLKSGVDMFLTKPFNLSVLSESIESLLYNRKQIQKYLKQLYLNTSIERPNKAEGKNKDKEVAFIGKLNELIQKHLDDSSFTVEILAEELHISRVQLYRKTKAVLGITISDYIQNIRLEKSKELLIGDNNLSIADIAYSVGFSSPNYFSTAFRNKYDQTPNEYKHAHKH, from the coding sequence ATGGAAGAAAATCAATTGTCTGGAGATGTAAATAATGATGATTCTGTGCAAAGGTTAGATGATTCTAGTACAACGGCAAGTAATTTCTTTAAAGGAATTTCTTACGATTTTAAAACTGTGGTTTCTCTAATATTGTCTTCAACGGAATCACTAATGAATTCGAATTCCAATCATGATTCAAAAGAATTGAATTTAATTCATGATAATGCAAACTTGTTGTTGAAGATGGTCAATCAACTTTTAGAGTTTAGAAAACTTGAAAATAATGAGTTTGATTTAAAAGTATCGAGAACAAGTATTTCTGCTTTAGTTTCTTCAGTCTATTCAAATTTTCAAAAAGAAGCACAAAAAAAGGGAATTGAGTTTTCGTTTAATTCTAATGCAAACAGTCTTGAATTATTTGTAGATAGAGAGTTAGTTCGAAACATGATTTTTAATCTATTGTCTAATGCCTTCAAGTTTACACCGATTCAAGGAAAAATAAGTGTTGATATTTTTGAAAAAGAGAATTCGGTATGTATTGCTGTAAAAGACTCAGGTATAGGAATCTCAGTAACAGATAAAGAAAAAATATTCAATCAGTTTTATCAAGGTAATAACAATCAACAATCAAGTTCTGGAATTGGGTTGTATTTAGCTAAGGCGTATGCTGAACTTCATAAGGGAACAATTGAAGTCATTTCCAAAGAAAATATTGGATCGGAATTTATTATTTCGCTTCCAAAGGGAGAAGATCATTTTTCTGAGAATCAATTGATCGTTGAAGAAGATATTCAGGTTGGGCATAGCGATAGTCTAACTGATTCTAGAGAACACATTAAAGAAGATTTAAATTCTAATGAGGAAATTGTTCTAATTATCGAAGATAATGACGATTTAAGGTTCTTTTTGAAAAGCAAGTTGAAAAAGTCATATGAGGTTCATGAATCGGATGGAATTAATGTTGAGTCAAAAATATTGGAAACCATACCGGACGTTATTGTAAGCGATGTTAATCTACCTCAGAAGAACGGATTCGAACTTTGTGAGTTTGTAAAGAACGATGAAAGAACTTCACATATCCCTGTAATCATGTTAACTTCTTTAGATACTGATGAAGCTCATATTAAAGGATTGAAATCTGGTGTTGATATGTTTTTAACGAAACCATTCAATCTTTCTGTGTTATCTGAGTCTATAGAGTCTTTACTATACAATAGAAAACAGATTCAAAAATATTTAAAACAGCTATACTTAAATACTTCAATAGAACGTCCTAATAAAGCTGAGGGAAAGAATAAAGATAAAGAAGTTGCATTTATAGGGAAGTTGAATGAACTTATCCAAAAACATTTAGATGACTCGTCGTTTACTGTTGAAATTCTAGCGGAGGAATTACATATTTCTAGAGTACAGTTATATCGTAAAACTAAAGCTGTTTTAGGAATAACAATTAGCGATTATATCCAGAATATTAGATTAGAAAAAAGTAAGGAGTTATTAATTGGAGATAACAATTTGTCAATTGCTGATATAGCGTATTCAGTTGGTTTTTCATCACCAAATTACTTCTCAACGGCATTTAGGAATAAATATGATCAAACTCCAAACGAGTATAAACATGCTCATAAACACTAG
- a CDS encoding dipeptidase encodes MQTIQEYISTHKNRFIEELIELLKIPSVSADTAYSQDVLNTADAIMDSLKKAGCDHVELCETPGYPIVYGEKIIDKNLPTVLVYGHYDVQPADPIDLWDSPPFNPVIKKTDIHPEGAIFARGACDDKGQMYMHVKALEYMTSQGNLPCNVKFMIEGEEEVGSESLAWFVPRNTEKLANDVILISDTGMIANDIPSITTGLRGLSYVEVEVTGPNRDLHSGLYGGAVANPINILSKMIASLHDENNHITIPGFYDKVEELSREERDEMAKAPFSLEEYKKALDIDAVYGEKDYTTNERNSIRPTLDVNGIWGGYIGEGAKTVIASKAYAKISMRLVPNQDWEEITQLFKTHFENIAPAGVKVKVTPHHGGQGYVTPINNIGYQAASKAYQETFGVTPIPQRSGGSIPIVALFEQELKSKTILMGFGLNSDAIHSPNEHFGVWNYLKGIETIPYFYKHFAELSK; translated from the coding sequence ATGCAAACCATTCAAGAATATATATCTACTCACAAAAACAGATTTATTGAAGAACTTATCGAATTATTAAAAATCCCATCTGTTAGTGCAGATACGGCTTACTCGCAAGATGTTTTAAACACTGCAGATGCCATTATGGATTCTTTAAAAAAAGCTGGATGTGATCATGTTGAATTATGTGAAACACCTGGTTATCCTATTGTATATGGAGAGAAAATAATTGACAAAAACTTACCTACAGTATTAGTTTACGGACATTACGATGTTCAACCTGCTGATCCTATTGATTTATGGGATTCTCCTCCATTTAATCCTGTTATTAAAAAAACAGATATTCATCCAGAAGGAGCAATTTTTGCTCGTGGCGCATGTGATGATAAAGGTCAAATGTACATGCATGTAAAAGCTTTAGAGTACATGACTTCTCAAGGAAACCTTCCGTGTAATGTAAAGTTTATGATTGAAGGTGAAGAAGAAGTTGGTTCAGAAAGTTTAGCTTGGTTTGTACCTAGAAATACTGAAAAATTAGCCAATGATGTAATCTTAATTTCAGATACTGGAATGATTGCTAACGATATTCCATCAATTACAACAGGTCTAAGAGGTTTAAGTTATGTTGAAGTTGAAGTTACTGGACCGAACAGAGATTTACATTCTGGATTGTATGGTGGTGCTGTGGCAAATCCAATAAATATTTTATCTAAAATGATTGCTTCTCTTCATGATGAGAACAATCATATTACTATTCCTGGTTTTTATGATAAAGTAGAAGAATTATCTCGTGAAGAACGTGATGAAATGGCTAAAGCTCCATTCTCTTTAGAAGAATACAAAAAAGCCTTAGACATTGATGCCGTTTATGGTGAGAAAGATTATACAACAAACGAAAGAAACTCTATCCGTCCAACATTAGATGTTAATGGAATTTGGGGAGGATATATTGGTGAAGGTGCAAAAACTGTAATTGCTTCTAAAGCCTATGCTAAAATTTCAATGCGTTTAGTTCCAAATCAAGATTGGGAAGAAATCACTCAATTATTTAAAACTCATTTTGAAAATATTGCTCCCGCAGGAGTAAAAGTTAAAGTAACTCCACATCATGGAGGACAAGGTTATGTTACTCCAATTAACAACATTGGATATCAGGCAGCGAGTAAAGCATATCAAGAAACTTTTGGAGTTACTCCTATTCCGCAAAGAAGTGGAGGAAGTATTCCTATTGTAGCATTATTCGAACAAGAATTGAAAAGCAAAACCATATTAATGGGATTCGGATTAAACTCAGATGCAATCCACTCTCCTAATGAACATTTTGGTGTTTGGAATTATTTAAAAGGAATAGAAACTATTCCGTATTTCTATAAGCACTTTGCAGAATTGAGCAAATAA
- a CDS encoding DUF2490 domain-containing protein has product MMKRFLCLIIMFFGTNLLAQSKLSFGWLPKVNISKKLNENLKWVNSIEAREDIYKEAFQFSHNLVDLSTILSYRSDINESFNFGYILRFREGETIHRLLQHYNRIQNLEAFKLAHRFGLEQFFQSDIKTQFRTRYRATIQKALNGEKVDINEWYLKISNEYLYQFNEKDLEIRLSPYLGYKLSKKDKIEFGLDYRLGRVLETEHKNNLWFRTTWYISL; this is encoded by the coding sequence ATGATGAAGAGGTTTTTATGTTTAATCATTATGTTCTTCGGAACAAATCTTTTAGCCCAATCGAAATTAAGTTTTGGTTGGTTGCCAAAAGTTAATATCTCGAAAAAGTTAAATGAAAATTTGAAGTGGGTAAATAGTATTGAAGCTAGAGAGGATATTTATAAAGAGGCTTTTCAATTTTCTCATAATTTAGTTGACCTTTCCACAATTTTATCTTACAGATCCGATATTAATGAGTCTTTTAATTTTGGATATATTTTACGATTTAGAGAAGGAGAAACTATTCATAGATTATTACAGCATTACAATCGTATTCAAAATTTAGAAGCATTTAAACTAGCTCATCGTTTTGGGTTGGAACAGTTTTTTCAGTCTGATATCAAAACGCAATTTCGAACGCGATACAGAGCTACAATTCAAAAAGCATTAAATGGAGAGAAAGTTGATATTAACGAATGGTATTTGAAAATATCCAATGAGTATTTATATCAGTTTAATGAAAAGGATTTGGAAATTCGTTTATCTCCATATTTAGGATATAAATTGAGTAAAAAAGATAAGATTGAATTTGGATTGGATTACCGATTGGGCAGAGTATTAGAAACTGAGCATAAAAATAATTTATGGTTTCGAACAACTTGGTACATTTCTTTATAA
- a CDS encoding DUF3857 domain-containing protein has translation MRNKIAYLSLLLCCSLFTYAQDLSLTAITIPAELTKDANAVVKESYTEINLNAIDEMTVKLRKVTTVLNKLGDRHIDAAIHYDSDRKITKLSAKIYNALGKEIKKFSKSKFIDVSAVNGFTLYSDDRLKYIDYTPTEYPYTVVFECEFKSSSTGFIPEWNPQDSYYISVQRSEYKINNPNNFKTRIRKLNFENYPIKKVSDESIHYLAENVPAIEYERNSINYTEIFPRLLVALNQFSLNKVSGTGTDWKEFGKWMNAKLLNGRAELSPATIEQAKNLVSGLDNDIEKAKKIYEFVQNKTRYINVSIGIGGWQPAAANEVDKMGYGDCKGLTNYTKALLDVVGVESYHTLVYAKERRDIDKNFSSLQGNHMILNIPNNGNDVWLECTSQTIPFGFLGDFTDNRDVLVITPEGGIIKRTPSYQNETNLQTCKANIKLDANGNIEADVEITSKGVQYDDKYHIESYSKNDLEKYYKSSRWSYNNNLEIKSTKLTNDKKNVIFTENITTTVADYGSITGNELLLRVNIFNRDTYVPKRYRTRNYPLQISRGYKDVDDFTITIPEGYNITTLPPKYEITTKFGTYSMEVKKVDEKTLTYHKSILIKEGTFPKEDYKLYRKFRKRIAKQENLRIALQKL, from the coding sequence ATGAGAAATAAAATTGCGTATTTATCTCTATTATTATGTTGCTCTTTATTTACCTATGCTCAAGATTTGAGTTTAACTGCTATAACAATACCTGCAGAATTAACTAAAGATGCAAATGCTGTAGTTAAAGAAAGCTATACAGAGATAAATTTAAATGCCATAGATGAAATGACCGTTAAACTTAGAAAGGTTACTACGGTTCTTAATAAATTAGGTGATAGACATATTGATGCTGCCATTCACTATGACAGTGATAGGAAAATTACAAAGTTATCTGCAAAAATCTATAACGCTCTTGGAAAAGAAATTAAAAAGTTTTCTAAAAGCAAATTTATTGATGTTAGTGCTGTTAATGGGTTTACTCTTTATTCTGACGACAGATTAAAATATATTGATTACACGCCTACGGAATATCCATATACTGTTGTATTTGAATGTGAATTTAAATCATCTTCTACTGGCTTTATTCCTGAATGGAACCCTCAAGATTCTTATTACATTTCTGTTCAAAGAAGTGAATATAAAATTAACAATCCCAATAACTTTAAAACTAGAATTAGAAAACTAAATTTTGAAAACTATCCAATCAAAAAAGTATCTGATGAAAGTATTCATTATTTAGCGGAAAACGTACCTGCAATAGAGTATGAAAGAAATAGCATTAATTATACAGAAATTTTTCCCAGATTATTAGTTGCTTTAAATCAGTTCAGTCTAAATAAAGTATCAGGAACTGGAACTGACTGGAAAGAATTTGGGAAATGGATGAATGCTAAACTTCTTAATGGAAGGGCAGAGTTATCACCTGCAACAATTGAACAAGCAAAAAACTTGGTTTCTGGCTTAGATAATGATATTGAGAAAGCAAAAAAAATATATGAATTTGTTCAAAACAAAACTAGATATATTAATGTAAGTATTGGTATTGGAGGCTGGCAACCTGCGGCTGCGAATGAAGTTGACAAAATGGGATATGGTGATTGTAAAGGTTTAACGAATTATACAAAAGCTTTACTTGATGTTGTTGGAGTAGAATCTTACCATACTTTAGTTTATGCAAAGGAAAGAAGAGATATTGATAAAAATTTTTCTTCTTTGCAAGGCAATCATATGATTTTGAATATTCCTAATAATGGAAATGACGTGTGGTTAGAATGTACTAGTCAAACTATTCCTTTTGGGTTTTTAGGTGATTTTACCGATAATAGAGATGTTTTAGTAATCACTCCAGAAGGAGGAATCATCAAAAGAACTCCGTCTTATCAAAATGAAACTAATCTTCAAACCTGTAAAGCCAATATTAAATTAGATGCTAATGGAAATATTGAGGCTGATGTAGAAATTACCTCAAAAGGAGTTCAGTACGATGATAAATACCATATAGAAAGTTACTCGAAAAACGATTTAGAAAAATACTACAAGTCTTCAAGATGGTCTTACAATAACAATCTAGAGATAAAATCAACAAAACTGACAAACGATAAAAAGAATGTGATTTTCACAGAAAATATTACTACTACAGTTGCGGATTATGGAAGTATAACGGGAAATGAATTATTGTTAAGAGTGAACATTTTTAATAGAGACACTTACGTTCCTAAACGTTATAGAACAAGAAATTACCCATTACAGATTAGCCGAGGTTATAAAGATGTTGATGATTTTACCATTACTATTCCCGAAGGATACAACATAACAACCTTACCTCCTAAGTACGAAATCACTACTAAATTTGGTACGTACTCAATGGAAGTTAAAAAAGTAGATGAAAAAACTCTTACCTATCATAAATCTATATTAATCAAAGAAGGAACATTTCCTAAAGAAGATTACAAACTATATCGAAAATTCAGAAAACGTATTGCTAAACAAGAAAATTTAAGAATTGCTCTACAAAAACTATAA